A genomic segment from Rickettsia endosymbiont of Lasioglossum villosulum encodes:
- the folE gene encoding GTP cyclohydrolase I FolE — MTIKKPTKEEAKEAVRTLLRFIGEDPNREGLFKTPDRVIKSYEEIFSGYDKNIEEILETKFSDTGNFQDFISLEGIKFTSFCEHHMLPFSGTVHIAYIPDNCIVGISKLARIVNAFAKRLQIQEKMTVQIAESVQENLKPLGVAVKISALHSCMSMRGVMQDNSIMNTMHYTGIFAEQQKYRHEFLNLTSKK, encoded by the coding sequence ATGACGATTAAAAAACCGACAAAAGAAGAAGCAAAAGAAGCAGTAAGAACATTACTAAGATTTATCGGTGAGGATCCCAATCGTGAAGGATTATTTAAAACTCCCGATAGAGTAATCAAAAGTTATGAAGAAATATTTTCAGGATATGACAAAAATATTGAGGAAATATTAGAAACAAAATTTAGTGATACCGGTAATTTTCAAGATTTTATCTCATTAGAGGGCATAAAATTTACCTCTTTTTGTGAACATCATATGTTACCTTTTAGCGGTACAGTACATATAGCTTATATTCCAGATAATTGTATTGTTGGCATAAGTAAGCTTGCTAGAATAGTAAATGCTTTTGCTAAGAGATTACAAATTCAAGAAAAAATGACAGTACAAATAGCTGAAAGCGTACAGGAAAATTTAAAGCCACTTGGCGTTGCAGTTAAAATATCAGCTTTACATAGCTGTATGTCAATGCGTGGTGTAATGCAAGATAACAGCATCATGAACACTATGCATTATACGGGAATATTCGCCGAACAGCAAAAATATCGTCATGAATTCTTAAACCTTACTTCGAAAAAATAA
- the proS gene encoding proline--tRNA ligase has product MLLSKYFLPVLKEDPSEAQITSHKLMLRSGMIRQQAAGIYSWLPLGLKVLKNIENIVRSNMDKAGCLEVLMPCIQPAHLWVESGRFDNYSKEMLKFQDRHDNTLLFGPTNEDMVTDIFRNNIKSYKDLPKNLYHIQWKFRDEIRPRFGVMRGREFLMKDAYSFDIDEESAVKTYNQMYKAYINTFRDLGVFAIPVIADNGPIGGKLSHEFHIIAETGESTIYYDKRFKTLKDNIDIDIEEIKSWYAAAEEKHDASKLSSDKEITSSKGIEVGHIFYIGTKYSVNMNALINDEHGKLTPIEMSSYGIGISRLVAAIIEANSDAKGIIWPTAVAPFKISLINLNIHDSKCLELAERVYNELLTQNIEVLYDDTDVRAGSKFATHDLIGSPYQIIIGPKKAANNIVELKNRKSGEIEDIDLNKRTLNSYLTFFNY; this is encoded by the coding sequence ATGTTACTATCCAAATATTTCTTACCTGTTTTAAAAGAAGACCCAAGTGAAGCCCAAATAACTTCTCATAAGCTAATGCTTAGAAGTGGAATGATTAGGCAGCAAGCCGCAGGTATTTATAGCTGGTTACCACTCGGCTTAAAAGTACTTAAAAATATTGAGAATATTGTACGCTCAAATATGGATAAAGCAGGATGTCTAGAAGTCTTAATGCCTTGCATTCAACCGGCTCATTTATGGGTAGAATCCGGACGCTTTGACAATTACAGCAAAGAGATGCTAAAGTTTCAAGATCGTCATGATAATACTTTGTTATTTGGTCCAACTAACGAAGATATGGTTACGGATATTTTTCGTAATAATATTAAATCATATAAAGATTTGCCAAAAAATCTTTACCATATTCAATGGAAGTTTCGTGATGAAATTAGACCACGCTTTGGTGTTATGAGAGGTCGAGAATTTCTCATGAAAGATGCTTATTCTTTTGATATTGATGAAGAAAGTGCAGTTAAGACTTACAATCAGATGTATAAGGCTTATATTAATACTTTCAGAGATTTAGGCGTATTCGCTATTCCGGTTATTGCCGATAATGGTCCGATAGGCGGAAAATTAAGCCATGAGTTTCATATTATTGCCGAAACCGGTGAAAGTACTATTTATTATGATAAAAGATTTAAGACGCTGAAAGATAATATAGATATTGATATTGAAGAAATAAAAAGCTGGTATGCAGCTGCTGAAGAGAAACACGATGCAAGTAAATTATCTTCTGATAAAGAAATAACTAGTAGCAAAGGTATAGAAGTTGGGCATATTTTCTATATTGGCACAAAATACTCCGTTAACATGAATGCCCTTATTAATGATGAGCATGGCAAATTAACACCGATAGAAATGAGTTCATACGGCATAGGTATTTCAAGGCTAGTTGCAGCTATCATAGAAGCAAATAGTGATGCAAAAGGTATTATATGGCCTACCGCTGTTGCACCTTTTAAAATTTCATTAATCAACTTAAATATTCATGATAGCAAATGCTTAGAGCTTGCAGAAAGAGTTTATAATGAGCTACTTACTCAAAATATTGAGGTGTTATACGATGACACTGACGTAAGAGCCGGAAGTAAATTTGCAACGCACGATCTTATCGGCTCACCTTACCAAATAATAATTGGTCCTAAAAAAGCTGCAAATAATATTGTCGAACTTAAAAACCGCAAAAGTGGTGAAATAGAAGATATTGATTTAAATAAAAGAACTTTAAACTCATACTTAACTTTTTTTAACTACTAA
- a CDS encoding MFS transporter, with translation MLGYAKEQTTLTREQKEAAGILSTATFLEYFDLMLYVHLAVLLNELFFPKYEPSVTSLLSAFTFCSTFIFRPLGAYIFGRIGDKLGRKSTVIMTTTLMALSCVVMANAPTYEQIGYFAAVLITVCRAVQGMASVGEIVGAELYLTEITKPPVQYPLVSFIAVASVIGTTAALAVASLVTTHGLNWRIAFWIGAAIAVIGGYARTKLRETPDFVDASARLLRRYEKINLDTKELKHDEIFNQKPSRKTTIYFFIMSCA, from the coding sequence ATGCTGGGTTACGCAAAAGAACAAACAACTTTGACCAGAGAGCAAAAAGAAGCTGCTGGTATTTTATCTACTGCCACCTTTTTAGAATATTTTGACTTAATGCTATATGTTCATTTAGCAGTATTATTAAATGAACTATTTTTCCCTAAATATGAGCCTAGTGTTACTTCTCTTCTATCTGCTTTTACTTTTTGCTCTACCTTTATATTTAGACCATTAGGAGCATATATCTTCGGAAGAATTGGTGATAAATTAGGTAGAAAGTCCACTGTTATTATGACAACTACCTTAATGGCTTTATCATGTGTAGTGATGGCTAATGCTCCTACTTACGAGCAAATAGGTTATTTCGCTGCTGTACTAATCACAGTTTGCCGTGCAGTCCAAGGTATGGCATCCGTAGGCGAGATAGTAGGTGCAGAGCTGTATTTAACTGAAATTACAAAGCCACCTGTTCAATATCCTTTAGTTTCTTTTATTGCTGTAGCGTCAGTAATTGGAACTACAGCAGCACTTGCTGTAGCTTCTTTAGTTACCACACATGGATTGAATTGGCGTATTGCTTTTTGGATAGGTGCAGCTATCGCAGTCATAGGTGGTTATGCTAGAACCAAGCTTAGAGAAACACCTGACTTTGTAGATGCAAGTGCTAGACTTTTACGAAGATATGAAAAGATCAATTTAGACACAAAAGAACTAAAACATGATGAAATTTTTAATCAAAAACCTAGTAGAAAGACAACAATATATTTCTTTATAATGAGCTGTGCCTGA
- the ruvX gene encoding Holliday junction resolvase RuvX has protein sequence MIINNLQEFYRLLLPNAPLISIDYGSKKIGVAISNQERNIAMPLNIITEASKKAIIASLLEKIEQYKACGIVIGLPIDMSGMQTEQSAIVIKFAEELTKSINLPIYLQDERLTTKAANNFLKSFSIKRKERNNNDDAVAASMILETVLNSINKL, from the coding sequence ATGATCATAAATAATCTTCAAGAATTTTATCGGCTTTTATTACCGAATGCACCTCTTATCTCTATTGATTACGGCAGCAAAAAAATAGGTGTTGCTATATCTAATCAAGAACGTAATATAGCCATGCCGCTAAATATTATCACTGAAGCAAGTAAAAAAGCGATCATAGCTTCTTTACTTGAGAAAATTGAACAATATAAAGCTTGCGGTATTGTAATAGGCTTGCCGATTGATATGAGCGGAATGCAGACAGAGCAATCAGCTATAGTAATAAAATTTGCCGAAGAATTGACAAAATCTATAAATTTGCCTATATATCTACAAGACGAACGACTCACTACAAAAGCCGCAAACAATTTTCTAAAATCATTCAGTATTAAACGAAAAGAGCGTAATAATAATGATGACGCAGTAGCAGCTAGTATGATCTTAGAAACAGTCCTTAATTCTATTAACAAACTTTAG
- a CDS encoding sulfatase-like hydrolase/transferase, translating into MLKNIQKHLDIKLIKLSAILAFIYCLLFNSAILIYKFDYYKATIFRGILELSKDFCYVYIFSFIAFFGLSVHRLALKIGSCFLFITSAIASYYIYFFKITPTKQVIGSFFSTDLNEVYELTSIKLIIWMIFSLFTCLYTLKSFATSDTKSFVTKLLSAACLLIFLYNIITPSFKILKNYFPVQYLHNTYLNFAGSLGGKNYAQIDISKQYNFVDNSDNDIIGVLVIGESARFDHFGINGYMCDTTPRLKNIENLTSFKAKSASNLTYISIPSLLSRYPASKIEDNKLENSFLSVLTSIGFNTTWIGTQTLMRNFANFDLGTIYNDVNFTIVPGGSALFSLNDHDGKMLPFVQEIISNSSKQFIVVHTSGSHWNYTARYPREFEQKHPESVASIKNYANNEISHDYVFHSILDCLNIDSDVIDKGLSLCKSS; encoded by the coding sequence ATGCTAAAAAATATTCAGAAACATTTAGATATCAAATTAATTAAATTATCGGCAATTTTAGCCTTTATTTACTGCTTATTATTCAATAGTGCAATATTAATTTATAAATTTGATTATTATAAAGCAACAATCTTTAGAGGAATATTAGAACTATCAAAAGATTTCTGCTATGTTTATATATTTTCTTTTATAGCATTTTTTGGTCTTAGCGTACATAGATTAGCATTAAAAATTGGTTCATGCTTTTTATTTATCACTTCTGCAATAGCTAGCTATTATATTTATTTCTTTAAAATAACTCCTACTAAGCAAGTAATTGGTAGTTTTTTCTCAACAGATTTAAATGAAGTTTATGAACTTACAAGTATTAAATTAATAATATGGATGATTTTTAGCTTATTTACTTGTCTTTACACACTCAAATCTTTTGCCACTTCTGATACTAAATCTTTTGTCACAAAATTATTATCCGCAGCGTGTTTACTTATCTTTTTATATAATATCATTACTCCATCTTTTAAAATATTAAAAAATTACTTTCCTGTTCAGTATTTACATAATACTTATCTTAATTTTGCTGGAAGCCTAGGAGGTAAAAATTATGCTCAAATAGATATCAGTAAGCAGTATAATTTCGTAGATAATTCTGATAATGATATTATTGGTGTTTTAGTCATAGGAGAGTCAGCAAGATTTGATCATTTCGGTATTAATGGTTATATGTGTGATACAACACCTCGATTGAAAAATATCGAAAATCTTACTTCCTTTAAAGCTAAATCTGCATCAAACTTAACTTATATTTCTATACCCTCATTACTTTCACGTTATCCTGCAAGTAAAATTGAAGATAATAAACTTGAAAATAGTTTTTTATCAGTTTTGACTAGTATAGGATTTAATACTACTTGGATTGGTACGCAAACTTTAATGAGAAATTTTGCAAATTTTGACTTAGGTACTATCTATAATGATGTTAATTTTACTATAGTACCAGGGGGCTCTGCTTTATTTTCTTTAAATGATCATGACGGGAAAATGCTTCCCTTTGTACAAGAAATAATTTCAAATTCAAGTAAACAATTTATAGTAGTTCATACATCCGGCAGTCACTGGAATTACACCGCAAGATATCCTAGAGAATTTGAGCAAAAGCATCCTGAATCAGTAGCATCAATTAAAAATTATGCCAATAATGAAATTAGCCATGATTATGTTTTTCATTCAATTCTTGACTGTCTAAATATAGATTCTGATGTCATTGACAAGGGTTTAAGTTTATGTAAATCTAGCTAA
- the cyaY gene encoding iron donor protein CyaY, translating to MNDSEFSKIAETVIAHIADRIEEQDQDIDVDLQSDILSIDTTNGIYVINKQSAVKEIWLSSPISGPYHFFYEQEKWKNRAGLELMSILTDELGIDF from the coding sequence ATGAATGATAGTGAATTTAGTAAAATAGCTGAAACAGTAATTGCACATATAGCAGACAGGATTGAAGAACAAGATCAGGACATAGATGTAGACCTACAAAGCGATATATTAAGTATTGATACAACTAACGGTATATATGTAATAAATAAACAAAGTGCAGTCAAGGAAATTTGGTTATCATCCCCAATTAGCGGACCTTATCATTTTTTCTATGAACAAGAAAAATGGAAAAATAGAGCAGGGCTAGAGCTAATGAGTATTTTAACTGACGAGCTTGGAATTGATTTTTAA
- the mltG gene encoding endolytic transglycosylase MltG, which translates to MLKNILKIKFFLATLSLIIFITILNFGVFYIFVPGNLAQTKTIIIEPKLSINQIVTKLYSNKVIKYPEVFNIIAKIYSIKNPLKSGEYIFTHNISPLQTLRVLASGKSIIHKIIVPEGTVVQEVVKKINEETRLVGEIKGVIPEGFLMPSTYFFSYGDQKERIINQMRNLMSNNLDKVMIDLSPDSPLKTRLDILTLASIVEKEAGSDAEKPIIAAVFLNRLKKNMKLQADPTNIYALTEGKFKLARALTKKDLLQELPYNTYYIKGLPPGPISCPSLKSLEAVVKPAKTDALFFVVDGKGGHNFSNNLNDHNRFVEMYRKSMIKVPVIDPEKTKENYE; encoded by the coding sequence ATGTTAAAAAATATACTAAAAATCAAGTTTTTTTTAGCCACATTATCTTTAATTATATTTATTACCATATTAAACTTCGGTGTATTTTATATTTTTGTACCGGGTAATTTAGCTCAAACTAAGACAATAATTATCGAACCTAAATTATCCATAAATCAAATAGTTACAAAACTTTATTCCAATAAAGTAATAAAATATCCAGAAGTTTTTAATATAATTGCTAAAATTTACTCTATAAAAAATCCTCTTAAAAGTGGTGAATATATTTTCACGCATAATATTTCGCCTCTGCAAACTTTAAGAGTTTTAGCAAGCGGCAAGTCTATAATACATAAAATAATAGTGCCTGAGGGTACTGTAGTTCAGGAAGTTGTAAAAAAAATTAACGAAGAAACACGTTTAGTAGGTGAGATAAAGGGAGTTATACCGGAAGGATTTCTAATGCCATCAACTTATTTTTTCTCATATGGTGATCAAAAAGAGCGAATAATCAATCAGATGAGAAATCTAATGTCTAATAACTTAGATAAAGTGATGATAGATCTCTCGCCTGATTCTCCATTAAAAACTAGACTTGATATATTAACGCTTGCTTCTATAGTAGAAAAAGAAGCGGGTTCTGATGCAGAGAAGCCTATTATTGCCGCAGTATTTCTTAATCGTTTAAAGAAGAATATGAAGCTGCAAGCTGATCCTACTAATATATATGCTTTAACGGAAGGGAAATTTAAGCTAGCAAGAGCTTTAACTAAAAAAGATTTATTGCAAGAATTGCCGTATAATACTTATTATATTAAAGGATTGCCGCCAGGACCAATTTCCTGTCCCTCATTAAAATCTCTAGAAGCAGTTGTAAAACCTGCTAAAACAGATGCATTATTTTTTGTAGTTGATGGAAAAGGTGGGCATAATTTTTCTAATAACCTTAATGATCATAATAGATTTGTTGAGATGTATAGAAAAAGCATGATTAAAGTACCCGTAATAGATCCAGAGAAAACCAAAGAAAATTATGAATGA
- the lpxB gene encoding lipid-A-disaccharide synthase yields the protein MKKIYFIAGEASGDFAGGRIIRNLKKDKKLKIIGIGGRNMEEAGNFESLFPISEINLMGFFEVIHHIFRIKKLINKTVEDIINNKPDILITIDSPGFTYRVAAKVRERLPELKMIHIVAPSVWAYKEGRAAKYAKIYNCLFALLPFEPPYFTKVGLDCRYIGHPIMEQEFYSDKAALRQELEIDEDTKVLCVTLGSRKGEILRHLPIFIPAIEKVYDDHKNLMVIFPLANPDHERIIKPFLEKVRFNYIFSYERLKSYAVSDLALAKSGTNTLEIAASGTPMIVAYKVNIFSFIIIRLLIKIKYVTLINIIGNREIIPEFIQFNCEANLISDKLKELLLNPQEVDKQITESHKILQELGFKSNIYPSYLATKIIRQEFLK from the coding sequence ATGAAAAAAATTTACTTCATAGCAGGTGAGGCATCAGGGGATTTTGCTGGTGGTCGAATAATTCGGAATCTGAAAAAAGATAAAAAATTAAAGATTATCGGAATAGGAGGACGAAATATGGAAGAAGCTGGCAATTTTGAAAGCTTGTTTCCGATATCTGAAATAAATTTGATGGGCTTTTTTGAAGTAATACATCATATTTTTAGGATAAAAAAATTAATCAATAAAACAGTTGAAGATATAATAAATAATAAACCCGATATATTAATTACCATTGATTCGCCAGGGTTTACTTATCGCGTGGCAGCTAAGGTAAGAGAGCGTTTGCCAGAACTTAAGATGATTCATATTGTTGCACCATCAGTTTGGGCTTATAAAGAGGGCAGGGCAGCAAAATATGCAAAAATCTATAATTGCTTGTTTGCCTTATTGCCTTTTGAGCCACCATATTTTACTAAAGTTGGGCTTGATTGTAGGTATATAGGTCACCCAATAATGGAGCAGGAATTTTATAGTGATAAGGCAGCTTTAAGACAAGAGCTTGAAATAGATGAGGATACAAAAGTTTTATGCGTTACTCTTGGAAGTAGAAAAGGGGAAATCTTAAGGCATCTACCAATTTTTATCCCCGCTATTGAAAAAGTTTATGATGACCATAAAAACCTTATGGTGATATTTCCGCTTGCAAATCCTGATCATGAAAGAATAATAAAGCCTTTTTTAGAAAAGGTTAGGTTTAATTATATATTCTCATATGAAAGATTGAAAAGCTATGCTGTATCTGACTTAGCATTAGCCAAATCGGGTACTAATACTTTAGAGATAGCAGCGTCCGGTACTCCTATGATTGTAGCATACAAAGTTAATATTTTTAGTTTTATTATTATTAGGTTATTGATAAAAATCAAATATGTTACTTTGATTAATATAATAGGGAATAGAGAAATAATTCCGGAATTTATTCAATTTAATTGTGAAGCTAATCTTATTAGTGATAAATTAAAAGAATTATTGTTAAATCCTCAGGAAGTTGATAAGCAAATAACGGAAAGTCACAAGATTTTACAGGAGTTAGGTTTTAAATCAAATATATATCCGTCTTATTTAGCTACAAAAATTATTAGACAAGAATTCTTAAAATAA